One Citrobacter amalonaticus genomic window carries:
- the bcsZ gene encoding cellulose synthase complex periplasmic endoglucanase BcsZ, which yields MNALRSGIVMVLMLAALSVQAACTWPEWDQFKKDYISQEGRVIDPSDARKITTSEGQSYAMFFALAANDRQSFDQLLDWTQNNLAQGSLQEHLPAWLWGQKDPSTWAVLDSNSASDGDIWIAWSLLEAGRLWKEPRYTDIGKALLKRIASEEVVTVPGLGSMLLPGKIGFAEANAWRFNPSYLPPQLAQYFTRFGAPWSTLRETNQRLLLETAPKGFSPDWVRYEKNKGWQLKAEKTLVSSYDAIRVYLWAGMMHDGDPQKARLLAKFKPMATLTTKNGLPPEKVDVASGKAQGNGPVGFSAALLPFLQNRDAQAVQRQRVTDHFPGSDAYYSYVLTLFGQGWDQHRYRFTAKGELLPDWGQECASSN from the coding sequence ATGAACGCGTTGCGAAGTGGGATAGTCATGGTGTTAATGCTGGCCGCACTGAGTGTACAGGCGGCCTGTACCTGGCCCGAGTGGGATCAATTTAAAAAGGATTACATCAGTCAGGAAGGGCGGGTGATTGATCCCAGCGACGCACGCAAAATCACCACCTCGGAAGGGCAAAGCTATGCGATGTTCTTTGCTCTTGCCGCCAACGATCGCCAGTCCTTTGACCAGCTACTGGACTGGACGCAGAACAACCTCGCGCAAGGGTCGTTGCAGGAACATCTGCCCGCCTGGCTGTGGGGACAGAAAGATCCCTCCACCTGGGCGGTGCTGGATAGCAACTCGGCTTCTGACGGTGATATCTGGATCGCGTGGTCGCTGCTGGAAGCGGGACGCTTGTGGAAAGAACCGCGCTATACCGACATCGGCAAAGCCTTGCTGAAACGTATTGCCAGCGAAGAAGTGGTGACGGTGCCGGGGCTGGGCTCCATGCTGTTGCCCGGCAAGATTGGTTTTGCCGAAGCCAACGCCTGGCGCTTTAATCCGAGCTATCTGCCGCCGCAGCTGGCGCAGTATTTCACCCGTTTCGGCGCGCCGTGGTCCACTCTGCGTGAAACCAACCAGAGACTGCTGTTAGAAACGGCACCGAAAGGTTTCTCGCCGGACTGGGTCCGTTACGAGAAAAACAAAGGCTGGCAATTAAAGGCAGAGAAAACGCTGGTCAGCAGTTACGACGCGATTCGCGTCTATCTGTGGGCGGGCATGATGCATGACGGCGACCCGCAGAAAGCGCGGCTGCTGGCAAAATTCAAACCGATGGCAACCCTGACAACTAAAAACGGTCTCCCGCCGGAGAAAGTGGACGTCGCCAGCGGCAAAGCGCAGGGCAATGGCCCGGTAGGCTTTTCTGCGGCCTTACTGCCTTTCCTGCAAAACCGCGACGCACAAGCGGTGCAGCGACAGCGCGTAACGGACCATTTCCCCGGCAGCGATGCCTATTACAGCTACGTGCTAACCCTCTTCGGACAAGGGTGGGATCAGCATCGTTATCGCTTCACCGCCAAAGGTGAGTTACTACCTGACTGGGGCCAGGAATGCGCAAGTTCAAATTGA
- the hmsP gene encoding biofilm formation regulator HmsP codes for MRVSRSLTIKQMAMVAAVVMVFVFLFCTVLLFHLVQQNRYNTATQLESIARSVREPLSASILKADIPGAEAILASIKPAGVVQRADVVLPNQFQALRMSFIPERPVPVMVTRLFELPVQISLPLYSLERPANPQPLAYLVLQADSFRMYKFVMSTLSTLVTIYLLLSLMLTVAISWCVNRLILHPLRKIARELNNIPQQDLIGHQLALPRLHHDDEIGLLVRSYNLNQQLVQRHSEEQTDNAMRFPVSELPNKAFLMGLLEQVVARQHTTALMIVTCETLRDTAGVLKEAQREILLLTLVEKLKSVLSPRMVLAQISGYDFAIIAHGVKEPWHAITLGQQVLTIINERLPVQGIQLRPSCCIGVAMYYGDLSAEQLYGRAVSAAFTARRKGKNQIQFFDPEQMEAAQKRLTEESDILTALDNHRFALWLQPQVEMSSGKVVSAEALLRMQQPDGSWELPEGLIERIESCGLMVTVGHWVLEESCRQLAAWQERGITLPLSVNLSALQLMHPNMVSDMLELLNRYRIQPGTLILEVTESRRIDDPHAAVAILRPLRNAGVRIALDDFGMGYAGLRQLQHMKSLPIDVLKIDKMFVDGLPEDNSMISAIILLARSLNLQMVAEGVETEAQREWLAQAGVEIAQGFLYARAVPAETFEERYLKHN; via the coding sequence TTGCGCGTCAGTCGCTCGTTAACAATTAAGCAGATGGCAATGGTGGCTGCCGTTGTCATGGTGTTTGTGTTTCTGTTTTGTACCGTTTTGCTGTTTCATCTGGTGCAGCAGAACCGCTATAACACGGCGACGCAACTGGAAAGTATTGCCCGTTCGGTACGTGAACCGCTGTCTGCTTCAATTTTAAAGGCCGATATTCCCGGAGCCGAAGCGATTCTCGCCAGTATCAAGCCGGCGGGGGTGGTGCAACGGGCCGATGTGGTGCTACCGAATCAGTTTCAGGCGCTGCGCATGAGCTTTATCCCTGAACGGCCTGTCCCGGTGATGGTGACCCGGCTCTTCGAACTGCCGGTGCAGATCTCGCTGCCTCTCTATTCGCTTGAACGTCCTGCGAATCCGCAACCGCTGGCGTATCTGGTACTCCAGGCCGACTCATTCCGCATGTATAAGTTTGTGATGAGCACGCTGTCTACGTTAGTGACCATTTACTTACTTCTATCCCTGATGTTGACGGTGGCCATTAGCTGGTGCGTGAATCGCCTGATTCTGCACCCGCTGCGCAAAATTGCCCGCGAGCTGAATAACATTCCGCAACAGGATTTGATTGGACATCAGCTGGCGTTGCCGCGTCTGCATCATGATGATGAGATTGGCCTGCTGGTGCGCAGCTACAACCTCAATCAACAACTGGTCCAGCGCCATAGCGAAGAGCAGACGGACAACGCGATGCGTTTTCCGGTCTCTGAACTGCCGAACAAAGCGTTCCTGATGGGGCTGCTTGAGCAGGTCGTGGCGCGTCAGCACACCACGGCGCTGATGATTGTCACCTGTGAAACGCTGCGCGATACGGCAGGTGTGCTGAAAGAGGCGCAGCGGGAAATTCTGCTGCTGACGCTGGTAGAGAAACTGAAATCAGTACTGTCGCCGAGAATGGTGCTCGCGCAGATCAGCGGTTACGATTTTGCCATTATCGCCCACGGCGTCAAAGAGCCGTGGCACGCGATTACGCTAGGTCAGCAAGTACTCACTATCATTAATGAACGACTGCCGGTGCAGGGGATCCAACTCCGCCCGAGCTGCTGTATTGGCGTGGCGATGTATTACGGCGATCTCAGTGCAGAACAGCTCTACGGACGCGCGGTCTCCGCAGCGTTTACCGCCCGACGCAAGGGCAAAAATCAGATTCAGTTCTTCGACCCTGAGCAGATGGAAGCGGCCCAGAAACGGCTGACCGAAGAGAGCGATATTCTCACTGCGCTGGACAACCACCGTTTTGCCCTGTGGTTGCAGCCTCAGGTGGAGATGAGCAGCGGCAAGGTGGTCAGCGCTGAAGCGTTGCTGCGCATGCAGCAGCCGGACGGAAGCTGGGAATTGCCGGAAGGGCTGATTGAGCGGATTGAGTCCTGCGGCCTGATGGTCACCGTGGGCCACTGGGTGCTGGAAGAGTCCTGCCGCCAGCTCGCAGCCTGGCAGGAACGGGGGATCACCCTGCCGCTGTCGGTCAATTTGTCGGCGCTCCAGTTGATGCACCCGAATATGGTGTCAGACATGCTGGAACTGTTAAATCGTTACCGTATCCAGCCGGGTACGCTCATTCTGGAAGTGACGGAGAGTCGGCGGATCGACGACCCGCATGCCGCCGTGGCGATACTGCGTCCGTTGCGTAACGCCGGCGTGCGTATCGCGCTGGACGATTTCGGTATGGGCTACGCGGGACTGCGCCAGCTCCAGCACATGAAATCCTTGCCCATCGACGTGCTGAAAATCGACAAAATGTTTGTTGATGGCCTGCCGGAAGATAACAGCATGATCTCGGCGATTATCCTGTTGGCGCGCAGTCTGAATTTGCAGATGGTGGCGGAAGGCGTCGAGACTGAAGCGCAGCGTGAATGGCTGGCGCAGGCAGGTGTTGAAATCGCTCAGGGCTTCCTTTATGCCCGTGCGGTACCTGCAGAAACCTTCGAAGAACGTTATCTGAAGCACAATTGA
- the bcsC gene encoding cellulose synthase complex outer membrane protein BcsC: protein MRKFKLSLLGVSLGIALMPFADAAPSAQQQLLEQVRLGEATHREDLVRQSLYRLELIDPNNPDVIAARFRYMLRQGDNDGAQKQLDRLSQLAPSSDAYKSSQTTMLLATPDGRQSIQQARLQATTGHAEEAVAAYDKLFKGNPPEGDLEVEYWSAVAKIPARRNQAINQLKAINARSPGNNPLQNTLAQLLFDNDRPAEGFVILEQMAKSNTGRNAAATIWYTQIKDLPVSDASVKALQKYLTVFSEGDSVAAARSKLSEQQKQLSDPTFRARAQGLAAVDAGQGGRAVSELQQAVRANQSDSEAVGALGQAYSQRGDRASAVAQFKKALAMDPQSGSRSKWESLLKVNSYWLAIQQGDAALKANNIDQAERLYQQARNIDNTDSYAVLGLGDAAMARKDYPAAERYYQQTLRMDSGNTNAVRGLANLYRAQSPEKASAFIATLSASQRRSIDDIERGLENDRLAQQAETLENQGNWAQAAELQRRRLALDPGSVWITYRLSRDLWQAGQRSQADAQMSELARQKPNDPEQVYAYGLYLSGNDQDRAALAHINSLPRSQWNSNIQELADRLQSNQVLETANRLRDSGREAEAEALLRQQPASTRLDLTLADWAQQRGEYNAARGAYDAVLAREPDNVDAMLGLTEVYIAQGDKPAARAQLTKLPATQTPSINMQRRIALAQMQLGDTTAAQQTFNTLIPQAKAQPPSMESAMVLRDAANFQAQSGEPQQALDTYKDAMVASGITPTRPQDNDTFTRLTRNDEKDDWLKRGVRSDAADLYRQQDLNVTLEHDYWGSSGTGGYSDLKAHTTMLHVDAPYSDGRMFFRTDLVNMNAGSFSTDANGRYDNNWGTCTLEDCSGSRSQSDTGASVAVGWKNDTWSWDIGTTPMGFNVVDVVGGVSYSNDIGPLGYTLNAHRRPISSSLLAFGGQKDAQSHNGDSNDVNTGKKWGGVRADGGGISLSYDKGEANGVWASLGADQLTGKNVEDNWRVRWMTGYYYKIINENNRRVTVGLNNMIWHYDKDLSGYSLGHGGYYSPQEYLSFAVPVMWRQRTENWSWELGGSVSWSHSRTKTMPRYPLLNLIPSDYRQEASEQTNGGGSSQGFGYTARALIERRVTSNWFVGTAVDIQQAKDYAPSHLLLYVRYSAAGWQGDMDLPPQPLVPYADW from the coding sequence ATGCGCAAGTTCAAATTGAGTTTACTCGGGGTTTCACTCGGCATTGCCCTGATGCCCTTTGCCGACGCCGCGCCGTCGGCGCAACAGCAGTTGCTGGAGCAGGTGCGGCTGGGAGAAGCAACGCACCGTGAAGATCTGGTGCGCCAGTCGCTCTATCGCCTCGAACTGATTGACCCGAATAATCCGGATGTTATTGCCGCTCGCTTTCGTTACATGCTGCGTCAGGGCGATAACGACGGCGCGCAGAAACAGCTTGATCGACTTTCTCAGTTAGCGCCAAGTTCTGACGCCTATAAATCGTCGCAAACCACCATGCTGTTAGCGACGCCGGATGGGCGTCAGTCGATACAGCAGGCGCGTCTACAGGCGACAACCGGGCATGCCGAAGAGGCTGTCGCCGCCTACGATAAGTTATTCAAGGGCAACCCGCCGGAAGGCGACCTGGAAGTGGAGTACTGGAGCGCGGTGGCAAAAATTCCGGCCCGCCGCAATCAGGCGATCAATCAGCTCAAGGCGATTAACGCCCGCAGTCCGGGCAATAACCCATTGCAAAATACGCTGGCGCAACTGCTGTTTGATAACGATCGCCCGGCCGAAGGCTTTGTGATTCTGGAGCAGATGGCGAAATCCAACACCGGGCGGAATGCCGCGGCCACTATCTGGTACACCCAGATCAAGGATCTGCCGGTCAGCGACGCCAGCGTGAAGGCGCTGCAAAAATACCTCACGGTATTCAGCGAGGGGGACAGCGTGGCCGCTGCGCGCAGTAAGCTCAGCGAACAGCAAAAACAGCTCTCCGATCCGACATTCCGCGCGCGTGCGCAGGGTCTGGCGGCAGTCGACGCTGGTCAGGGTGGACGGGCGGTTTCTGAATTACAGCAGGCGGTGAGAGCCAACCAAAGCGACAGCGAAGCCGTGGGCGCGCTGGGGCAGGCCTACTCTCAGCGGGGCGATCGCGCCAGCGCCGTTGCGCAGTTTAAGAAAGCGCTGGCGATGGATCCGCAAAGCGGGAGCCGCAGCAAGTGGGAAAGCTTGCTGAAAGTGAACAGTTACTGGCTGGCGATTCAACAGGGCGATGCCGCGCTGAAAGCCAACAATATTGACCAGGCTGAACGTCTCTATCAGCAGGCCAGAAACATCGACAATACCGACAGCTATGCGGTGCTGGGGCTGGGCGATGCGGCAATGGCGCGGAAAGATTATCCGGCTGCCGAGCGCTACTACCAGCAGACGCTGCGCATGGACAGCGGCAATACCAACGCCGTACGCGGTCTGGCAAACCTCTATCGCGCGCAGTCGCCGGAGAAAGCCTCCGCGTTTATCGCCACGCTCTCTGCCAGCCAGCGTCGCAGTATTGATGATATTGAACGTGGACTGGAAAACGATCGCCTGGCGCAGCAGGCCGAAACGCTGGAGAACCAGGGCAACTGGGCACAGGCTGCGGAGCTGCAACGCCGCCGACTGGCGCTGGATCCAGGCAGCGTCTGGATAACGTATCGTCTGTCACGCGATCTGTGGCAGGCCGGGCAGCGTAGCCAGGCCGATGCGCAGATGAGTGAGCTGGCACGTCAGAAACCCAACGACCCGGAACAAGTGTATGCGTATGGGCTGTACCTGTCCGGCAATGATCAGGATCGGGCGGCGTTGGCGCACATCAACAGCCTGCCGCGCAGTCAGTGGAACAGTAACATTCAGGAACTGGCCGACCGCCTGCAAAGCAACCAGGTGCTGGAAACGGCTAACCGTCTGCGCGACAGCGGCCGGGAGGCTGAGGCGGAAGCGCTGTTACGCCAACAGCCTGCCTCCACCCGTCTCGATTTAACGCTGGCCGACTGGGCGCAGCAGCGTGGGGAATACAATGCGGCGCGAGGCGCTTACGACGCCGTGCTGGCGCGCGAACCGGACAACGTCGATGCGATGCTGGGGCTGACGGAAGTGTACATCGCCCAGGGCGACAAGCCTGCCGCGCGAGCGCAACTGACAAAACTGCCCGCAACGCAGACACCGTCAATCAACATGCAGCGGCGAATCGCGCTGGCGCAAATGCAGCTTGGCGACACCACTGCGGCACAACAGACCTTCAATACTTTGATTCCGCAGGCCAAAGCGCAGCCGCCATCAATGGAAAGCGCGATGGTGCTGCGTGACGCCGCGAATTTTCAGGCGCAGAGCGGCGAGCCGCAACAGGCGCTGGATACGTACAAAGACGCGATGGTGGCGTCCGGCATCACGCCAACGCGTCCGCAGGATAATGACACCTTTACCCGTCTGACCCGTAACGATGAAAAAGATGACTGGCTGAAGCGTGGCGTACGCAGCGATGCGGCGGATTTATATCGTCAGCAGGATCTGAACGTCACGCTGGAGCATGACTATTGGGGATCGAGCGGTACCGGCGGCTATTCTGATCTGAAAGCGCATACCACCATGCTGCATGTGGATGCGCCGTATTCGGACGGTCGTATGTTCTTCCGTACCGATCTGGTCAACATGAACGCGGGCAGCTTCTCAACAGATGCAAATGGTCGCTACGACAATAACTGGGGCACCTGTACGCTGGAAGACTGTAGCGGCAGCCGTAGCCAGTCGGACACGGGGGCGAGCGTTGCCGTTGGCTGGAAGAATGACACCTGGAGCTGGGATATCGGCACCACGCCGATGGGCTTCAACGTCGTCGATGTGGTCGGCGGCGTCAGTTACAGCAATGACATTGGGCCGCTGGGTTATACCCTGAACGCGCACCGCCGTCCGATTTCCAGTTCGCTGCTCGCCTTTGGCGGACAGAAAGATGCGCAGAGCCACAACGGCGACAGCAACGACGTTAACACCGGTAAAAAATGGGGGGGCGTTCGCGCGGACGGCGGCGGGATTAGCCTCAGCTACGACAAAGGTGAAGCCAACGGCGTCTGGGCGTCACTCGGCGCCGATCAGTTAACCGGAAAAAATGTCGAGGATAACTGGCGCGTCCGGTGGATGACCGGTTACTACTACAAAATCATCAACGAGAATAATCGCCGCGTTACCGTGGGCCTGAACAATATGATCTGGCACTACGACAAAGACCTGAGCGGTTATTCGCTGGGCCACGGCGGCTACTACAGTCCGCAGGAATACTTGTCCTTCGCGGTGCCGGTGATGTGGCGTCAGCGCACGGAAAACTGGTCCTGGGAACTGGGAGGCTCCGTATCCTGGTCGCATTCGCGCACCAAAACCATGCCGCGTTATCCGTTACTGAATCTGATTCCGTCGGATTACCGCCAGGAAGCCAGCGAACAAACTAACGGCGGCGGCAGCAGCCAGGGCTTTGGTTATACCGCGCGGGCGCTGATCGAGCGTCGGGTGACCTCTAACTGGTTTGTCGGGACCGCGGTGGATATTCAACAGGCAAAAGACTACGCGCCAAGCCATTTACTGCTGTATGTTCGCTATTCCGCCGCAGGATGGCAGGGTGATATGGATTTACCGCCGCAGCCGTTGGTACCGTACGCAGACTGGTAA
- the bcsB gene encoding cellulose biosynthesis cyclic di-GMP-binding regulatory protein BcsB — protein sequence MKRKLSWICAVAMGMSAIPSFMTNATPATQPLINTEPTVAPAAAPAQADENQPVGQVMPGVQGADAPIVAQNGPSRDVKLTFAQIAPPPGSMVLRGVNPNGSIEFGMRSDEVVSRAVLNLEYTPSPSLLPIQSQLKVYLNDELMGVLPVTQEQLGKKTLAQMPINPLFITDFNRVRLEFVGHYQQVCENPASSTLWLDVGRSSMLDLTYQTLEVQNDLSHFPVPFFDPRDNRAVTLPMVFAGSPDRTLQQAASIVSSWFGSRAGWRGQHFPVLYNTLPDRNAIVFATNDKRPDFLREHPPVKAPVIEMISHPDNPYVKLLVVFGRDDNDLLQAAKGIAQGNILFRGSSVEVNEVKPLLARKPYDAPNWVRTDRPVTFGELKTYEEQLQSTGMEPAAINVSLNLPPDLYLLRSTGIDMNLNYRYTTPPTKDSSRMDISLNNQFLQAFSLTSNEKSNRLLLRLPVLQGLLDGKTDVAIPALKLGAMNQLRFDFEYMNPMPGGSVENCVTFQPVPNHVVIGDDSTIDFSKYYHFIAMPDLRAFANAGFPFSRMADLSETITVMPKTPNEAQMETLLDATATIGAQTGFPAINLTITDDSSQIQGKDADILIIGSIPDKLKDDKRIDLLVQAAESWVKTPMRQTTFPSIMPDEADRKADAQATVTSSGPMAAVVGFQSPFNDQRSVVALLADSPRGYELLNQAINDSGKRAAMFGSVSVIRESGVNSLRVGDIYYVGHLPWFERLWYALANHPVLLAVLAAISVVLLAWVLWRLLRIISRRRLDPDHE from the coding sequence ATGAAAAGAAAACTTTCCTGGATTTGTGCAGTGGCAATGGGGATGAGCGCAATCCCTTCTTTCATGACGAATGCGACGCCTGCAACACAACCACTGATAAACACTGAGCCAACCGTGGCCCCGGCGGCGGCCCCTGCACAGGCAGATGAAAATCAGCCGGTGGGTCAGGTCATGCCGGGCGTTCAGGGGGCTGATGCGCCGATTGTGGCGCAGAATGGCCCCTCCCGTGACGTGAAACTGACGTTTGCGCAGATCGCGCCGCCGCCGGGCAGCATGGTGCTGCGTGGCGTGAACCCTAACGGCAGTATTGAATTTGGCATGCGCAGCGATGAAGTGGTCTCCAGAGCCGTGCTGAATCTGGAGTACACCCCATCGCCGTCCCTGCTGCCGATACAGTCGCAGCTTAAGGTCTATCTGAACGATGAGCTGATGGGCGTGCTGCCGGTCACCCAGGAACAGTTGGGCAAAAAGACGCTGGCGCAAATGCCGATCAACCCGTTGTTTATCACCGACTTTAACCGCGTGCGGCTGGAGTTCGTCGGCCACTATCAGCAGGTTTGTGAAAACCCGGCCAGCAGTACGCTGTGGCTGGACGTCGGTCGCAGCAGCATGCTGGACCTCACCTACCAGACGCTGGAAGTGCAAAACGATCTCTCGCACTTCCCGGTACCGTTCTTCGATCCACGCGACAACCGCGCGGTGACGCTGCCAATGGTCTTTGCCGGCTCGCCGGATCGTACCCTGCAACAGGCGGCGTCAATCGTATCGTCCTGGTTTGGTTCCCGGGCGGGCTGGCGAGGTCAGCACTTCCCGGTGCTGTACAACACGCTGCCGGATCGTAATGCGATCGTCTTTGCCACTAACGACAAGCGACCTGATTTCCTGCGTGAACATCCGCCGGTGAAAGCGCCGGTGATCGAAATGATCAGCCATCCGGATAACCCTTATGTGAAGCTGCTGGTGGTGTTTGGTCGTGACGACAACGATCTGCTGCAGGCCGCGAAAGGGATCGCCCAGGGCAACATTCTCTTTCGCGGTAGCAGTGTGGAAGTGAACGAGGTGAAACCGCTGCTGGCGCGTAAACCGTACGATGCGCCAAACTGGGTGCGCACCGATCGTCCGGTAACCTTCGGCGAACTGAAAACCTATGAAGAGCAGTTGCAGTCCACCGGGATGGAACCTGCGGCGATCAACGTCTCTCTGAACCTGCCGCCGGATCTCTATCTGCTGCGCAGTACCGGTATTGATATGAACCTCAATTACCGTTACACCACGCCGCCGACCAAAGACAGCTCGCGCATGGATATCAGTCTGAACAACCAGTTCCTGCAAGCCTTTAGTCTGACCAGCAATGAGAAGAGCAACCGTCTGTTGCTGCGTCTGCCGGTACTGCAAGGGCTGTTGGACGGAAAAACGGATGTTGCCATTCCGGCGCTGAAACTGGGTGCGATGAACCAACTGCGGTTTGACTTCGAGTACATGAACCCGATGCCGGGCGGCTCGGTTGAAAACTGTGTTACCTTCCAGCCGGTGCCGAACCATGTGGTGATTGGCGACGACTCCACCATCGACTTCTCGAAGTACTACCACTTCATTGCGATGCCGGATCTGCGCGCGTTTGCGAACGCGGGCTTCCCGTTCAGCCGCATGGCGGATCTGTCGGAAACCATCACCGTGATGCCGAAAACGCCGAACGAAGCGCAGATGGAAACGCTGCTCGACGCCACCGCGACCATTGGCGCCCAAACCGGTTTCCCGGCGATTAACCTGACCATCACCGATGACAGCAGCCAGATTCAGGGCAAAGATGCGGACATTCTGATTATCGGCTCGATCCCGGACAAACTGAAAGACGACAAGCGTATCGACCTGTTGGTCCAGGCGGCGGAAAGCTGGGTGAAAACCCCGATGCGTCAGACGACGTTCCCGAGCATCATGCCTGATGAAGCCGATCGTAAAGCGGATGCGCAGGCGACGGTAACGTCAAGTGGACCGATGGCGGCGGTCGTCGGCTTCCAGTCGCCGTTTAACGATCAGCGTAGCGTGGTGGCGCTGCTGGCGGACAGTCCGCGTGGCTACGAGTTGCTGAACCAGGCCATCAATGACAGCGGCAAACGGGCGGCGATGTTTGGTTCCGTCTCGGTGATCCGTGAATCTGGCGTGAACAGTTTACGTGTTGGCGATATTTACTACGTGGGCCATCTGCCGTGGTTTGAACGTCTGTGGTATGCGCTGGCTAACCATCCGGTGCTGTTAGCGGTGCTGGCGGCGATCAGCGTGGTATTACTGGCCTGGGTGCTGTGGCGTCTGCTGCGCATCATCAGTCGCCGCCGTCTCGATCCGGATCATGAGTGA